A genomic segment from Diceros bicornis minor isolate mBicDic1 chromosome 5, mDicBic1.mat.cur, whole genome shotgun sequence encodes:
- the RPAP1 gene encoding RNA polymerase II-associated protein 1, whose protein sequence is MLSRPKPGESEVDLLRFQSQFLAAGAAPAVQLVKKGSRRNGDSKPDQPPMQDHRDVVMLDNLPDLPPALVPAPPKRARPSPSCPLPEHEDPEERLNRHDQHITAVLTKIIERDTSSVAVNLPMPSGVAFPPVFHRLQGRQGKAATSGKRSIFAQEIAARRVSEAGVPPVREVVSTLDPPEGAVTCEALTPREQGSQLPCGSYSFQGPHLVTGKGLRGQEAEQEAQIIHEENVARLQAMAPEEILQEQQRLLAQLDPSLVAFLRSCSHTHVQGEKAAEEQRPGGPSVEVTGEEPILPARHASEPRREDEQEPGAPALALPMTPHKEWLHMDTVELEKLHWTQDLPPLRRQQTQERMQARFSLQGELLAPDVDLPTHLGLHHHGEEAERAGYSLQELFHLTRSRVSQQRALALHVLAQVIGRAQAGEFGDQLVGSVLHLLLDAGFLFLLRFSLDDRVDGVIAAAVQALRALLVAPGDEELLDSTFSWYHGALVFPLMPSQEDKEDEDEDEEPPTEKAKMKSPQEGNWPPSDLARHDVIKGLLATNLLPRLRYVLEVTCPGPSVVLDILAVLIRLARHSLESATRVLECPRLIETVVQEFLPTSWSPMGVGPTPSLHKVPCATAMKLLRVLASAGRNIAARLLSSFDLRSRLRRFIAEPPQELALPLEEAETLSTESFRLWAVAASYGQGGDLYRELYPVLMQALQAVPKELSPHSPQPLSMQRIASLLSLLTQLTLAASSTAPERSSDSAEASLSATSSLITWTQVSGLQPLVEPCLRQTLKLLPRPEMWSALGPVPTACLLFLDAYYQAWSQQPSLCPGDWLQDMEGLSEELLLPLLNQPTLGSLCDSLGRCSPLCNPLSCAPAPETLSSLVSLGCTGGRPPLSLAGSASPFPFLTALLSLFNTLAQIHKGLCGQLAAILAAPGLQNYFLQCVAPVAAPHLTPFSAWALRHEYHLQYLALTLAQRTATLQPEPATNAVLHHGVALALLSRLLPGSEHLAHELLLSCIFRPEFLPERASGGPEAADFSDRLSLGSGRDPGCGRGPQLAQACQDLPSIRSCYLTHCSLARASLLASQAVHRGELQRIPALLLPVPKAPLLPTDWPFLPLIHLYHRASDTPSGLPPADTVGTAMRALQWVLVLESWRPQALWAVPPAARLARLMCVFLVDSELFRETPIQHLVAALLAQLCQPEVLPNLNLDCPLPGLTSFPDLYANFLEHFESVSFGDHLFGALVLLPLQRRFSVTLRLTLFGEHVGALRALGLPLTQLPVSLECYTGPPEDNLALLQLYFRALVTGALRPRWCPVLYVVAVAHVNSFIFSQDPKSSDEVKAARRSMLQKTWLLADEGLRRHLLHYKLPNSALLEGFELYPQLPALRQQYLQRLTSGMLQNGGSEI, encoded by the exons ATGCTGTCAAGACCAAAGCCAGGGGAGTCCGAGGTGGACCTGCTGCGCTTCCAGAGTCAGTTTCTTGCAGCTGGTGCAGCCCCTGCGGTACAATTGGTGAAGAAAGGAAGTAGGAGAAATGGCGACAGTAAACCGGACCAGCCTCCAATGCAGGATCACCGGGATGTGGTGATGCTGGACA ATCTCCCAGATTTACCCCCAGCCTTGGTTCCTGCTCCCCCGAAGAGAGCCAGGCCCAGCCCCAGCTGTCCCCTGCCTGAACATGAGGACCCTGAAGAGAGGCTGAACAGGCATGATCAGCACATCACTGCTGTCTTGACTAAGATTATT GAACGAGATACGAGTTCAGTGGCTGTGAATCTGCCTATGCCCAGTGGTGTTGCTTTCCCTCCTGTATTCCATCGCTTACAGGGGAGACAG GGGAAGGCAGCAACATCTGGTAAGAGAAGCATCTTTGCCCAAGAAATTGCAGCAAGGAGAGTGTCTGAAGCCGGAGTCCCACCAGTTAGAGAAGTTGTGTCTACCCTGGACCCACCAGAGG GTGCTGTGACCTGTGAGGCACTCACACCTAGGGAGCAGGGCAGCCAGCTTCCCTGTGGCAGCTACAGCTTCCAGGGACCCCATCTGGTCACAGGGAAGGGGCTcaggggccaggaggctgagcagGAAGCCCAGATCATCCATGAAGAAAATGTAGCGAGACTGCAAGCCATGGCTCCTGAGGAGATCCTGCAGGAACAGCAGCGGTTGCTGGCTCAGCTTG ATCCCAGCCTGGTTGCCTTCTTGAGATCTTGCAGCCACACCCACGTGCAAGGAGAGAAGGCCGCAGAGGAACAGAGGCCAGGAGGCCCCTCTGTTGAGGTCACTGGAGAGGAGCCCATCCTGCCAGCTCGTCATGCCAGTGAGCCCAGGCGGGAAGATGAGCAGGAGCCAGGAGCCCCAG CTCTGGCACTGCCCATGACCCCCCACAAAGAATGGCTGCACATGGACACTGTTGAGCTGGAGAAGCTCCATTGGACCCAAGACCTGCCCCCACTCCGGCGGCAGCAGACGCAGGAG AGGATGCAGGCCCGATTCAGTCTTCAGGGAGAGCTACTGGCCCCCGACGTGGACCTTCCCACCCATCTGGGCCTGCACCACCATGGAGAGGAGGCGGAG AGAGCAGGGTACTCCCTTCAGGAGCTGTTCCATCTGACGCGCAGCCGGGTGTCCCAGCAGAGAGCACTAGCACTGCATGTGTTGGCCCAGGTCATCGGCAGA GCCCAGGCTGGTGAGTTTGGGGACCAGCTAGTGGGCAGTGTCTTGCACCTCCTTTTGGATGCTGGTTTCCTCTTCCTGCTGCGCTTCTCCCTGGATGACAGAGTGGATGGGGTCATCGCAGCTGCTGTCCAGGCTCTTCGGGCTCTGCTGGTGGCTCCTGGAGATGAG GAGCTCCTCGACAGCACCTTCTCCTGGTACCATGGAGCTTTGGTGTTCCCTCTGATGCCCAGCCAGGAGGACAAGGAGGACGAGGATGAGGACGAAGAGCCCCcaacagaaaaagcaaaaatgaagagTCCTCAGGAAGGAAACTGGCCTCCATCTGACCTGGCCCGACATGATGTCATCAAG GGGCTTCTGGCCACTAATCTGCTGCCTCGGCTGCGCTACGTGCTAGAGGTGACCTGCCCCGGACCTTCTGTGGTCCTTGACATCCTGGCTGTGCTCATCCGCCTGGCCCGGCATTCCCTGGAGTCAGCCACAAGg GTCCTAGAGTGCCCTCGGCTGATAGAGACCGTGGTTCAAGAGTTCCTGCCCACCAGCTGGTCCCCCATGGGGGTGGGGCCTACCCCCAGTCTACACAAAGTGCCCTGTGCTACTGCCATGAAACTGCTTCGTGTCCTGGCCTCGGCTGGTAGGAATATTGCTGCCCGGCTG TTGAGCAGCTTTGATCTCCGGAGCCGCCTGCGCCGCTTTATAGCTGAGCCTCCGCAGGAACTGGCCTTGCCCCTGGAGGAAGCCGAGACTCTGAGCACCGAGTCCTTCCGTCTGTGGGCTGTGGCCGCCTCCTATGGCCAGGGTGGTGACCTTTACCG GGAGCTATACCCAGTGCTGATGCAGGCCCTGCAGGCTGTACCCAAGGAGCTCAGCCCCCACTCCCCTCAGCCCCTATCCATGCAGCGGATAGCCTCGttgctctctctcctcactcaGCTGACCCTGGCAGCCAGCAGTACTGCCCCTGAACGCAGCAG TGACTCTGCTGAGGCCAGTCTGTCGGCCACCTCTTCCTTGATCACTTGGACACAGGTGTCTGGGCTCCAGCCTCTCGTGGAGCCATGTCTAAGACAGACCTTGAAGTTGCTGCCCAGACCTGAGATGTGGAGTGCCCTGGGCCCGGTGCCCACTGCCTGCCTGCTCTTCCTGGACGCCTACTACCAGGCCTGGAGCCAGCAG CCAAGCTTGTGCCCAGGGGACTGGCTTCAGGACATGGAGGGCCTGTCAGAGGAGCTGCTGCTGCCCTTGCTGAACCAGCCCACTCTGGGCAGCCTGTGCGATTCCCTTGG GCGCTGCTCCCCTCTCTGCAACCCGCTGTCCTGTGCTCCAGCCCCTGAAACTCTCTCCAGCCTCGTGTCACTGGGCTGTACAGGAGGCCGCCCCCCTCTCAGTCTAGCTGGCTCAGCCTCCCCCTTCCCGTTTCTCActgccctcctctctcttttcaacACCCTGGCCCAGATCCACAAGGGGCTATGTGGCCAG CTGGCCGCCATATTGGCTGCCCCAGGACTCCAGAACTACTTCCTCCAATGTGTGGCTCCTGTGGCTGCTCCACACCTCACACCCTTCTCTGCGTGGGCCCTGCGCCATGAGTACCACCTGCAGTACCTGGCACTCACTCTGGCTCAGAGAACG GCAACACTCCAGCCAGAGCCGGCCACAAATGCTGTCCTCCATCATGGCGTGGCCTTGGCCCTGCTGAGCCGGCTGCTGCCCGGAAGCGAGCACCTCGCCCATGAGCTACTGCTGAGCTGTATATTCCGGCCAGAGTTCCTCCC GGAAAGAGCTTCAGGGGGTCCTGAGGCAGCTGACTTCTCTGACCGGCTGTCCTTAGGGAGTGGCAGGGACCCTGGGTGTGGACGAGGGCCTCAACTAGCTCAGGCCTGCCAGGACCTCCCCAGCATTCGCAGCTGCTACCTGACCCACTGCTCACTGGCCCGAGCCAGTCTGCTAGCCTCCCAGGCCGTGCATCGAGGGGAGCTACAGCGAATCCCAGCCCTGCTGCTCCCTGTGCCTAAGGCGCCACTGCTGCCCACTGACTGGCCTTTCCTGCCATTGATTCACCTCTACCACCGGGCCTCAGACACTCCCTCGGGGCTCCCTCCTGCTGACACTGTGGGCACAGCCATGCGGGCCCTGCAGTGGGTGCTAGTCCTAGAGAGCTGGCGCCCCCAGGCCCTCTGGGCTGTACCTCCTGCTGCCCGCCTGGCACGGCTCATGTGTGTGTTCCTGGTGGACAGTGAACTGTTCCGGGAGACCCCAATACAACATCTGGTGGCAGCCCTCctggcccagctctgccagcccgaAGTCTTGCCAAACCTCAACTTGGATTGCCCACTTCCTGGTCTGACGTCTTTCCCTGACCTCTATGCCAACTTCCTGGAGCACTTTGAGTCTGTCTCTTTTGGAGACCACCTCTTCGGGGCTCTGGTACTCCTTCCCCTGCAGCGTCGGTTCAGCGTCACCTTGCGTCTCACCCTCTTTGGGGAGCACGTGGGAGCCTTGCGAGCTCTGGGCCTGCCTCTGACCCAG